One stretch of Armigeres subalbatus isolate Guangzhou_Male chromosome 2, GZ_Asu_2, whole genome shotgun sequence DNA includes these proteins:
- the LOC134217541 gene encoding nurim homolog — translation MLSFRQLLCFILSLLSFLSVFYSVGKLGVFLATPILRQRDFRHVLLSSLLDDRSLLKATLFSLCFNSVWIVLFVIQHSAMKAEVVKRFWRKLGLEIAERSVYNIASSYCLLILLKNWKTTQSYQLWYVEVESSPVLWWTFVSAHIVSWIVIYGGSLLMDLPELIGLKQIYYDVNDLAPPMSYKSRELRSFYGRLRHPSFVGLSVVLWITNSMSLDRLVLAVIWSIYMYLSWNTNKTDLEYQKYQLNRKKVELTHVQE, via the exons ATGCTATCCTTTCGGCAGCTGTTGTGCTTCATCCTTTCGCTGCTGTCGTTCCTCTCAGTGTTCTATTCGGTCGGTAAGCTCGGGGTCTTTCTAGCCACGCCCATTCTCCGGCAGCGCGATTTCCGGCATGTCCTGTTGAGCTCTCTTCTCGATGATCGAAGTTTGCTGAAAGCGACTTTATTTTCGCTGTGTTTCAATTCGGTGTGGATAGTTTTGTTTGTCATCCAGCATAGTGCCATGAAGGCCGAAGTTGTTAAGCGGTTCTGGCGGAAGCTGGGATTGGAAATTGCCGAACGGAGTGTGTATAATATTGCATCGTCCTATTGCTTACTG ATTCTGCTGAAGAACTGGAAAACAACGCAGTCATATCAACTGTGGTACGTAGAAGTGGAGTCAAGTCCTGTGCTCTGGTGGACATTTGTATCAGCTCATATCGTTTCCTGGATTGTCATCTATGGGGGCAGTTTGCTGATGGATCTGCCCGAGCTGATTGGGCTGAAACAGATTTACTACGACGTGAATGATTTAGCTCCACCAATGAGCTACAAGTCACGGGAGCTCCGTAGTTTCTACGGGAGACTTAGGCATCCTTCTTTCGTTGGACTATCCGTGGTATTGTGGATCACCAATTCGATGAG TTTGGACCGCCTCGTATTGGCAGTTATCTGGAGCATCTATATGTACCTATCTTGGAATACCAATAAGACTGATTTGGAGTATCAGAAATACCAACTCAATCGCAAGAAGGTTGAATTAACACACGTACAAGAGTGA
- the LOC134217542 gene encoding uncharacterized protein LOC134217542 isoform X1, with amino-acid sequence MTLAARWARRKITVVVIFSAILYYLLSSSYSKYQIDTIIHRTKPEVVWEYVADFSKMKKLNPTILDFNIIADHGNLDHWKYSVEYTERLSHWPHSRNTAVGHFSVRKLPEAEGGQYLVASTHKTCFLLGLFCLNSKGEFKMSYLNEEDTFCQETVHYQCPFLFGRFCRREVEFQRTAIMANLNRHFKQLV; translated from the exons ATGACTCTCGCCGCGCGCTGGGCTCGAAGGAAAATTACGGTCGTCGTAATTTTCTCTGCCATCCTGTACTATCTGCTGTCGTCGTCGTACAGCAAGTATCAAATAGACACCATCATCCACCGCACCAAACCGGAAGTCGTCTGGGAATATGTGGCCGATTTTAGCAAAATGAAGAAACTCAATCCCACAAT cttggatttcaacattattGCCGATCACGGTAATCTGGATCACTGGAAGTATTCGGTTGAATATACAGAGCGACTGTCGCACTGGCCCCACTCGAGAAACACCGCCGTGGGTCACTTCTCCGTTCGGAAATTGCCTGAAGCCGAGGGGGGTCAGTACCTGGTGGCGTCTACCCATAAGACGTGCTTTCTGCTCGGCTTGTTCTGTT TAAACTCGAAAGGCGAATTCAAGATGTCGTACTTGAACGAGGAGGATACATTCTGCCAAGAAACGGTGCATTATCAATGCCCATTCCTGTTTGGGCGTTTCTGCCGACGAGAAGTCGAATTCCAGCGGACGGCCATCATGGCCAATCTGAACCGGCATTTCAAGCAACTTGTATAG
- the LOC134217542 gene encoding uncharacterized protein LOC134217542 isoform X2 codes for MTLAARWARRKITVVVIFSAILYYLLSSSYSKYQIDTIIHRTKPEVVWEYVADFSKMKKLNPTILDFNIIADHGNLDHWKYSVEYTERLSHWPHSRNTAVGHFSVRKLPEAEGVNSKGEFKMSYLNEEDTFCQETVHYQCPFLFGRFCRREVEFQRTAIMANLNRHFKQLV; via the exons ATGACTCTCGCCGCGCGCTGGGCTCGAAGGAAAATTACGGTCGTCGTAATTTTCTCTGCCATCCTGTACTATCTGCTGTCGTCGTCGTACAGCAAGTATCAAATAGACACCATCATCCACCGCACCAAACCGGAAGTCGTCTGGGAATATGTGGCCGATTTTAGCAAAATGAAGAAACTCAATCCCACAAT cttggatttcaacattattGCCGATCACGGTAATCTGGATCACTGGAAGTATTCGGTTGAATATACAGAGCGACTGTCGCACTGGCCCCACTCGAGAAACACCGCCGTGGGTCACTTCTCCGTTCGGAAATTGCCTGAAGCCGAGGGGG TAAACTCGAAAGGCGAATTCAAGATGTCGTACTTGAACGAGGAGGATACATTCTGCCAAGAAACGGTGCATTATCAATGCCCATTCCTGTTTGGGCGTTTCTGCCGACGAGAAGTCGAATTCCAGCGGACGGCCATCATGGCCAATCTGAACCGGCATTTCAAGCAACTTGTATAG